One window of the Gammaproteobacteria bacterium genome contains the following:
- a CDS encoding type II toxin-antitoxin system VapC family toxin, producing the protein MSMLLDTNVVSELMRESPEPSVARWVSGHPVEDLFLSAVSEAELRYGAAILPMGRRRETLFLKIEAMLRDAFEDRVLPFDRDAARAYGYIAAARRSAGRPVASADCQIAAIAAARRMRLATRNVRDFEDMGIELVDPWAGA; encoded by the coding sequence ATGTCCATGCTGCTCGACACCAACGTCGTCTCAGAGTTGATGCGCGAATCTCCCGAACCCTCCGTCGCACGCTGGGTCTCGGGCCATCCCGTGGAGGACCTGTTCCTTTCGGCCGTGAGTGAAGCGGAGTTGCGCTACGGTGCCGCCATCCTGCCGATGGGCCGACGACGCGAGACGCTCTTCTTAAAGATCGAGGCGATGCTGAGGGACGCCTTCGAGGACCGCGTGCTCCCGTTCGACAGGGATGCCGCCCGTGCCTACGGTTACATTGCCGCCGCGCGCCGCTCCGCCGGGCGTCCCGTGGCTTCGGCGGATTGCCAGATCGCGGCCATCGCGGCGGCTCGCCGCATGAGGCTGGCGACGCGCAACGTTCGCGATTTCGAGGACATGGGGATCGAGCTCGTGGACCCTTGGGCAGGGGCATGA